In Fusarium oxysporum f. sp. lycopersici 4287 chromosome 4, whole genome shotgun sequence, a genomic segment contains:
- a CDS encoding phytanoyl-CoA hydroxylase, which translates to MAQTATQTAQHAFKEGYLVNDGLLDSGMIGKLKQSYPSEPIEALRARYEREGYLFMKGLLPRSDVLGCREAYFNFLSPSGVLQPNSAPVDGIFDPDNKGVNYPSIGAGPFGKDQINPGSFASLAEKAHTEDFYLEFSRHPALRDFVSNLKGWGDDTKLLPRSLLRNNTPHNNAIGVHYDQSFLRYGEPTSVTAWVPIGDISLQGGGLIYLEGSDTLGRTLEDAFNKKARDGGMTEEERIDAFNKNMMSNGFLELGPIKFLEDNGGGRWLLTEYEAGDVVFHKPHMIHASTINKDSENRIRLGTDLRFVDSSRPHDTRWSAPFRLDDGL; encoded by the exons ATGGCCCAGACTGCGACACAAACTGCTCAACATGCTTTCAAGGAGGGCTATCTCGTAAATGATGGACTTCTTGACTCCGGCATGATTGGAAAGCTCAAACAGTCGTATCCATCCGAACCGATCGAAGCCCTGAGAGCCCGCTACGAGAGAGAAGGATATCTCTTTATGAaaggccttcttcctcgcTCTGATGTACTCGGCTGCCGAGAAGCATACTTCAATTTTCTCAGCCCCAGTGGTGTTCTACAACCCAATTCGGCTCCCGTTGATGGTATCTTCGATCCTGACAACAAAGGCGTCAACTATCCTAGTATCGGTGCCGGCCCTTTTGGCAAAGATCAAATCAACCCAGGTTCATTCGCTAGTCTTGCGGAGAAAGCTCATACAGAGGACTTCTACCTTGAGTTTTCGAGACATCCAGCCTTGAGAGACTTTGTTTCCAACTTGAAAGGCTGGGGCGATGATACAAAGTTACTCCCAAGGTCTTTGTTGAGGAATAACACGCCGCATAACAATGCAATTGGAGTGCACTATGATCAGTCGTTTCTACGATATGGAGAGCCTACTTCAGTGACAGCTTGGGTTCCGATTGGGGACATCAGTTTACAGGGCGGCGGGCTGATATACCTCGAAGGCA GCGACACTCTAGGTCGAACACTGGAAGATGCATTTAACAAAAAGGCTAGGGACGGCGGTATGACTGAAGAGGAACGCATTGATGCATTCAATAAGAACATGATGTCCAATGGTTTCTTAGAACTCGGTCCCATCAAATTTCTAGAAGATAATGGAGGTGGAAGATGGCTTTTGACAGAATATGAAGCCGGCGATGTTGTTTTTCACAAACCACATATG ATTCATGCTTCAACTATCAACAAGGATTCTGAGAACCGAATTCGACTTGGAACAGATTTGAGATTCGTGGATTCTTCGAGACCTCACGATACG AGATGGTCTGCTCCTTTTCGGCTCGATGATGGGCTGTGA
- a CDS encoding N4-(beta-N-acetylglucosaminyl)-L-asparaginase — MSSLSIFMGVLSLSTFTLVAGNTPGLPLVINTWGGDFTAATDAAFTALGKKASALDAVEIGGTTCENKQCDGSVGFGGSPDENCETTLDAMIMDGGSMNSGAVAALRRVKSAISVARHVLDHTTHSLIVGDQATEFAIQNGFKTTSLSTKNSDKQCKDWKAKKCQPNYRINVSPNPASTCGPYKPLATLTTSTMKTNKQTGHDTLSLITIHKDGSMAAGTTTNGASHKIPGRVGDGPIVGSGSYVDSDIGGCGATGDGDIMLRFLPCYQAIEGMRNGLSPKEAAEDAVLRMVRKYGDLKSGIVVVDRYGNHGAACSGWNFQYSYRGGKMTKTKVVTVKPVQEV, encoded by the exons ATGTCTTCTCTTTCTATCTTCATGGGAGTTCTCTCCCTGTCAACATTTACACTCGTGGCGGGTAATACACCTGGTCTTCCTCTTGTTATTAATACATGGGGTGGCGATTTCACCGCCGCTACGGATGCGGCCTTCACTGCGCTGGGGAAGAAGGCTTCTGCTCTTGACGCGGTTGAAATTGGAGGTACGACGTGTGAGAACAAGCAGTGCGATGGGAGTGTAGGCTTTGGAGGAAGTCCTGATGAGAACTGTGAAACTACACTTGATGCGATGATCATGGATGGTGGGAGTATGAATTctggtgctgttgctgctctGCGTCGCGTTAAGAGTGCGATTTCTGTTGCTCGACACGTCCTCGACCATACTACTCATTCTCTCATTGTCGGAGACCAAGCTACAGAGTTTGCTATCCAAAACGGCTTCAAGACCACAAGCCTGTCTACCAAAAACTCGGATAAGCAGTGCAAGGACTGGAAGGCCAAGAAGTGCCAGCCCAACTATCGCATCAACGTCAGCCCAAACCCGGCATCAACATGCGGTCCCTACAAGCCTCTCGCCACCCTCACGACAAGCACCATGAAGACCAATAAACAAACAGGCCACGACACCCTCTCTCTCATCACAATCCACAAAGACGGCTCCATGGCCGCaggaacaacaacaaacGGCGCCTCCCACAAGATCCCAGGACGCGTCGGCGACGGCCCCATCGTTGGAAGCGGCTCCTACGTCGACAGCGACATTGGCGGCTGCGGAGCAACAGGCGACGGCGACATCATGCTCCGTTTCCTCCCATGCTACCAAGCCATCGAGGGCATGCGCAACGGCCTCTCACCAAAAGAAGCAGCCGAGGATGCAGTTCTTCGCATGGTTCGCAAGTACGGCGATCTCAAGAGCGGCATCGTCGTCGTGGATCGGTACGGAAACCATGGCGCTGCGTGCAGTGGGTGGAATTTCCAGTACAGTTACAGAGGAGGAAAGatgaccaagaccaaggtcgTTACTGTGAAGCCGGTGCAGGAG GTTTAA